A region of Anopheles merus strain MAF chromosome 2R, AmerM5.1, whole genome shotgun sequence DNA encodes the following proteins:
- the LOC121589635 gene encoding DNA repair protein complementing XP-C cells-like — protein sequence MNAIAKGKLGRLLLKKNISVVSSQHNPATCNRKEQSNVSDVHNQLDPNNQASFGKSLPMDEQDPASDSEASSVGDHLVDPNTINLDESFFSPTFENQFPIARDNVDDPWQEDTEQSDSECEEPTGEDDRMYQILSQISEYDRIANECSESFERRRKQMDLPQQLPTDDYDEPFLLTQAECFPENPSAGNDPDWECVAAEQHAHAKEMKNVEIFVSTSSSQKPKRLLDPAEKLKRQEWENTKKLYLATHKTHLLLLLAYGIRINRTVNHNMVEFASELYDLIANSELTATDATSLEFIESVVAYYKTVMKQSTAGGGPRMGKQRNAFVRQLVAREVTSRKMLNVILLTLLRFLSVRARFVMSLDVVPKYPPSVKSTPKTQWQNPPKGNVNSASGTQRYGDVPLTTTEILKRKPEIQQMFQLSQLDGADDELLLERKDSSSPKPQLWSLKPSSNGGINDPKMGETMELDLTTKPNAVKMATSNYFSKKVALSQATIENKNTTNRKPNFANLRKNGIESSSKTDGEVEEKRLKLVSCKYFRKKPKVGQTFGSREHKSTTTKDKPNLAKLLKNKPESASGVNTKRPDPKYSVPELDTWIECYLEQEQRWTVVEAGLGQTDCLDSVIDRILAPAAYVFAWEADGTIVDVSSRYRWRNEQLALRNRVDGKWLLKALASYRFRGVDEARLREQLEFRRLKLRAPMPTTIAQCKNHPSYCLHRHLQKFQGIYPPDAPPLGYIQGEPLYARECVHTLHSREVWLRHAKVIRLFEQPYKIVRTKLKRQPADLELFGYWQTEDYIPPEPVNGIVPRNAYGNIEIFKECMLPKGTVHLKQYGLSYVCRKLGIDYAVAVVGFGVHAGGNHPVFDGIVICEEHRDRLLEAWKRHQDEVAQKKLEKKQNAVLNNWVKLVKGLLVRKKLKHKYNFEGW from the exons ATGAACGCGATAGCGAAAGGGAAATTAGGAAGGCTTTTActgaagaaaaacatttctGTAGTGTCTAGTCAACACAATCCAGCAACATGCAATAGAAAAGAGCAAAGTAATGTGAGTGATGTGCACAATCAACTCGACCCGAATAATCAAGCGTCCTTCGGGAAGTCTCTACCGATGGATGAACAGGATCCGGCAAGCGACTCAGAGGCGAGCAGTGTTGGTGACCATCTTGTCGATCCAAACACGATCAATTTGGATGAATCGTTCTTCTCACCAACAtttgaaaatcaatttccTATCGCGCGGGATAATGTTGACGACCCATGGCAGGAAGATACAGAACAGTCTGACTCGGAGTGCGAAGAACCAACCGGTGAGGATGACCGTATGTACCAGATATTATCGCAGATATCCGAGTACGATAGGATAGCTAATGAGTGTAGCGAATCCTTTGAACGAAGGAGAAAGCAAATGGATTTGCCTCAACAGTTGCCGACCGATGATTACGATGAGCCATTTCTACTAACCCAAGCGGAATGTTTCCCGGAAAACCCATCTGCCGGCAACGATCCCGACTGGGAATGTGTAGCTGCTGAACAGCATGCACACGCTAAAGAGATGAAAAACGTGGAAATATTCGTTTCCACCAGCAGCTCACAAAAGCCCAAGCGGCTGCTAGATCCGGCAGAAAAGCTAAAGCGTCAGGAATGGGAAAACACCAAAAAGCTATACCTTGCTACGCACAAAACGCAcctcttgctgctgcttgcttaTGGCATTAGGATTAATCGAACCGTAAACCATAACATGGTTGAATTTGCTTCGGAACTGTATGACCTGATTGCCAACAGCGAGCTGACAGCGACTGATGCGACAAGCTTGGAATTTATTGAATCTGTTGTCGCGTATTACAAAACTGTGATGAAACAATCCACGGCGGGTGGTGGTCCACGTATGGGCAAACAAAGAAACGCATTCGTACGGCAACTTGTTGCACGTGAGGTAACTTCTAGAAAAATGCTTAATGTGATTCTTCTTACCTTGTTACGCTTTCTAAGCGTTCGAGCAAGGTTCGTGATGAGCTTGGACGTGGTACCGAAGTATCCTCCATCCGTGAAATCCACTCCGAAGACTCAGTGGCAAAATCCACCCAAGGGAAATGTAAATAGTGCTAGTGGTACGCAACGGTACGGAGATGTCCCTTTAACAACGACCGAAATATTGAAACGTAAACCGGAAATACAGCAAATGTTTCAGTTGTCCCAACTCGACGGAGCGGATGATGAGCTTTTGTTGGAGAGAAAAGATTCATCTTCCCCGAAACCACAGCTTTGGAGTCTAAAACCATCGTCAAATGGAGGTATAAATGATCCTAAAATGGGAGAAACTATGGAGCTGGATTTAACCACCAAACCAAATGCTGTTAAGATGGCAACATCCAactatttttcgaaaaaaGTTGCGCTTAGTCAAGCTACAATCGAGAATAAGAACACAACTAATAGAAAACCAAACTTTGCAAATCTTCGAAAAAATGGAATAGAATCATCGTCGAAGACCGATggagaagtagaagaaaaacggtTAAAATTGGTTTCCTGTAAGTACTTCCGTAAGAAGCCTAAAGTGGGACAAACTTTCGGGTCACGAGAGCACAagagcaccaccaccaaagaTAAACCCAATCTTGCCAAGCTTCTCAAAAATAAACCAGAATCTGCTTCGGGCGTGAATACGAAAAGACCAGATCCGAAGTATAGTGTACCTGAGCTCGATACCTGGATCGAATGTTATCTCGAACAGGAGCAACGCTGGACCGTAGTTGAGGCGGGTCTTGGACAAACCGACTGTTTGGATTCTGTGATAGATCGTATCCTTGCGCCGGCAGCTTATGTGTTTGCCTGGGAAGCGGATGGCACCATCGTGGACGTGTCTTCACGCTACCGTTGGCGAAATGAGCAGCTTGCGTTACGGAATCGAGTCGACGGGAAATGGCTTCTCAAAGCGCTGGCATCCTATCGGTTTCGTGGGGTAGATGAAGCACGACTGCGAGAGCAGCTAGAATTTCGCCGTCTTAAGCTTCGAGCACCGATGCCCACTACTATCGCACA gTGCAAAAATCATCCATCCTATTGTTTGCACCGACATTTGCAAAAGTTTCAAGGCATCTATCCTCCGGACGCACCACCGCTCGGTTACATACAGGGCGAACCGCTCTATGCCCGGGAGTGTGTCCATACGTTGCACTCTCGGGAGGTTTGGTTGCGGCACGCGAAGGTGATCCGCCTGTTTGAGCAACCGTACAAAATAGTGCGCACCAAGCTAAAGCGCCAGCCTGCCGATCTGGAGCTGTTCGGCTACTGGCAAACGGAAGACTACATCCCGCCGGAACCGGTTAATGGTATAGTGCCACGGAATGCCTACGGTAATATCGAAATCTTCAAAGAGTGTATGCTGCCGAAAGGCACAGTACATTTGAAGC AATATGGCCTCTCGTACGTTTGCCGCAAGCTGGGCATCGACTATGCCGTCGCAGTGGTCGGGTTTGGGGTGCATGCCGGCGGTAATCATCCCGTGTTTGATGGCATTGTGATATGTGAGGAACATCGCGATCGTCTGCTGGAAGCCTGGAAGCGACATCAGGATGAAGTGGCACAGAAAAAGTTAGAAAAGAAGCAGAACGCGGTGTTGAACAACTGGGTTAAGCTGGTGAAGGGTTTGCTGGTGCGAAAGAAGCTGAAACACAAGTACAACTTTGAAGGATGGTAG
- the LOC121589640 gene encoding mitochondrial ribonuclease P catalytic subunit, with protein MFSRFNVLWLRRFAFPENVRYYAGVHQKNPQLKPATATVETIKAKLASSSTPTAEEWKSIRLNILNERRFNITNVDSVVLGLCPNLRMGKSYIAFLHQQGLQTNLAIVGKLLRLYRLKEGKLTEEDESDIWRMYSELREQNAILDANTCEHAINALTLTKHWKHCLELLEMIKISGTPDSSSYNCIATKAFQSGDESTGWIMMQEMCENKRLPNDDSFLAWLDYSRKREDQPFSVNLERMLQFTNDRSVFLSKRIGKQLLELPSEFGIRVQETRITDGGKCSSCKGSLSSIVVSEDMFQSLRDKFLTAVLINKEIFNRTTPEELNRFQAFLAKTLPYDVVIDGLNVAFSSGNQKSPIVYAQQVAAVVRHYVRQKKRLLVIGRKHMDKWRSREMKYIRENSFLFLTDDLSQDDPFLLYAALESGPKTDFFSRDLMRKHSFMLGNELSGVFKRWQQEHQYSLLSIMPDGRVLIKAPFKYELYAHKSCDNRWHVPLVELGYRIPKVEKQNDWLCLSIE; from the exons GATTCGCTTTTCCCGAAAATGTGCGTTATTACGCTGGGGTACACCAGAAAAACCCTCAGCTCAAACCGGCGACAGCTACGGTGGAAACCATCAAAGCCAAACTTGCCTCCAGCAGTACACCGACGGCGGAAGAATGGAAAAGCATACGGCTGAACATATTGAATGAGCGAAGGTTCAACATTACGAACGTCGATAGTGTGGTGCTGGGGCTGTGTCCGAATCTGCGGATGGGGAAATCTTACATCGCTTTTTTACACCAGCAAGGGTTGCAAACGAACCTGGCCATCGTTGGCAAGCTACTGCGACTGTACCGGCTGAAGGAGGGAAAGTTAACCGAGGAAGATGAAAGCGATATTTGGCGGATGTACAGTGAGCTGCGGGAACAGAATGCCATTCTGGACGCGAATACATGCGAGCATGCGATCAATGCGCTGACGCTTACCAAGCACTGGAAACATTGTTTGGAGTTGTTGGAGATGATCAAAATCAGCGGAACGCCGGACAGCTCGTCGTACAATTGTATCGCTACGAAAGCATTCCAATCGGGAGACGAATCAACTGGTTGGATTATGATGCAAGAAATGTGCGAAAACAAACGTTTGCCGAACGATGATAGTTTTCTTGCTTGGTTGGATTACAGTCGCAAGCGAGAGGATCAACCATTCTCCGTAAACCTGGAACGGATGCTACAGTTCACCAACGATCGTTCAGTATTTCTATCGAAGCGAATTGGCAAGCAGCTGTTGGAGCTGCCGAGCGAATTCGGCATCCGCGTACAGGAGACCCGCATCACGGACGGCGGGAAGTGCTCCAGCTGCAAGGGAAGCCTATCCAGCATTGTCGTGTCTGAAGACATGTTCCAAAGCTTGAGGGACAAGTTTCTGACAGCGGTGCTTATCAATAAGGAAATTTTTAACCGCACCACACCGGAAGAACTGAATCGCTTCCAGGCGTTTCTTGCGAAAACTCTCCCGTACGACGTAGTGATCGATGGACTGAATGTGGCTTTCTCGTCGGGCAATCAGAAAAGCCCTATCGTGTACGCCCAGCAAGTTGCCGCCGTTGTGCGACACTATGTGCGGCAGAAGAAGCGTTTGCTGGTGATTGGCAGAAAGCACATGGACAAGTGGCGCTCGAGGGAGATGAAGTACATCCGGGAAAATAGTTTCCTCTTCCTTACCGATGATCT GTCCCAGGACGATCCCTTCCTGTTGTACGCGGCGCTGGAAAGTGGTCCGAAGACAGACTTCTTCTCGCGGGATCTGATGCGAAAGCATTCGTTTATGCTGGGCAATGAGCTGAGCGGAGTATTCAAACGCTGGCAACAGGAACATCAGTACTCGCTACTTTCCATCATGCCTGACGGGCGGGTGCTGATAAAAGCACCGTTCAAGTATGAACTGTACGCGCACAAGTCCTGTGATAACCGATGGCACGTGCCACTAGTTGAGCTAGGATACCGTATTCCAAAGGTAGAGAAACAAAACGATTGGCTTTGCCTAAGCATTGAGTGA